A genomic window from Bdellovibrio sp. SKB1291214 includes:
- the lexA gene encoding transcriptional repressor LexA yields MTKKLPLPPLTPKEKSVLEYIEAHILSSGISPSYQEIKDHFGLASFNSVQNYLKQLTTKGYITNPVNQKRAIQVLHSASAVQDHLQAKVSTTTGSHRTKLLQARDEILSLPLLGKVAAGQPIENFKHDEFVDVPPSMVRNPAKSFALKVQGDSMIEDGIFDEDVILVQEQKSAGNGDIVVATVDNEATVKRIYVRARPDTGNSEKQVELRPSNSSMKSMWYSPDQVEIRGIVVGLIRKF; encoded by the coding sequence ATGACAAAGAAATTGCCCCTCCCACCACTGACACCTAAAGAAAAATCTGTTCTCGAGTATATCGAGGCGCACATCTTAAGTTCAGGTATTTCTCCGTCATATCAAGAAATTAAGGATCACTTCGGTCTAGCATCGTTCAATTCGGTTCAGAATTATCTGAAACAGTTAACGACTAAGGGGTACATCACAAACCCTGTTAACCAGAAGAGAGCCATCCAAGTGCTTCACTCGGCCTCGGCTGTTCAGGATCACTTGCAAGCAAAAGTCTCGACGACGACGGGATCTCATCGCACTAAGCTCCTCCAGGCACGTGACGAGATCCTGTCCCTTCCCCTTCTTGGCAAAGTGGCAGCGGGTCAACCCATTGAAAATTTCAAACACGACGAGTTCGTAGATGTTCCACCTTCTATGGTTCGCAATCCTGCAAAGTCTTTTGCTTTGAAGGTGCAGGGCGATTCCATGATCGAGGACGGCATCTTTGATGAAGACGTCATCTTGGTTCAAGAACAGAAATCTGCAGGCAACGGCGACATCGTTGTCGCTACCGTTGATAACGAGGCTACGGTAAAGCGTATTTACGTGAGGGCTCGTCCTGATACTGGCAACTCGGAAAAACAAGTTGAATTGCGACCTTCAAATTCCTCTATGAAATCCATGTGGTATTCTCCTGATCAGGTTGAGATTCGCGGGATTGTCGTGGGTCTTATTCGCAAATTCTAA